One region of Sus scrofa isolate TJ Tabasco breed Duroc chromosome 3, Sscrofa11.1, whole genome shotgun sequence genomic DNA includes:
- the FKBP1B gene encoding peptidyl-prolyl cis-trans isomerase FKBP1B isoform X1 — MGVEIETISPGDGRTFPKKGQTCVVHYTGMLQNGKKFDSSRDRNKPFKFRIGKQEVIKGFEEGAAQMSLGQRAKLTCTPDVAYGATGHPGVIPPNATLIFDVELLNLE, encoded by the exons ATGGGCGTGGAGATCGAGACCATTTCCCCGGGAGACG GAAGGACATTCCCCAAGAAGGGCCAGACGTGTGTGGTGCACTACACAG GAATGCTCCAAAATGGGAAGAAATTTGATTCCTCCAGAGACAGAAACAAACCTTTCAAGTTCAGAATCGGCAAACAGGAAGTCATCAAAGGTTTTGAAGAGGGTGCAGCCCAG ATGAGCTTGGGGCAGAGGGCGAAGCTGACCTGCACCCCTGATGTGGCGTATGGAGCCACGGGCCACCCTGGTGTCATCCCTCCCAATGCCACCCTCATCTTTGACGTGGAGCTGCTCAACTTAGAGTGA
- the FKBP1B gene encoding peptidyl-prolyl cis-trans isomerase FKBP1B isoform X3: MLQNGKKFDSSRDRNKPFKFRIGKQEVIKGFEEGAAQMSLGQRAKLTCTPDVAYGATGHPGVIPPNATLIFDVELLNLE, encoded by the exons ATGCTCCAAAATGGGAAGAAATTTGATTCCTCCAGAGACAGAAACAAACCTTTCAAGTTCAGAATCGGCAAACAGGAAGTCATCAAAGGTTTTGAAGAGGGTGCAGCCCAG ATGAGCTTGGGGCAGAGGGCGAAGCTGACCTGCACCCCTGATGTGGCGTATGGAGCCACGGGCCACCCTGGTGTCATCCCTCCCAATGCCACCCTCATCTTTGACGTGGAGCTGCTCAACTTAGAGTGA
- the FKBP1B gene encoding peptidyl-prolyl cis-trans isomerase FKBP1B isoform X2, with protein sequence MGVEIETISPGDGRTFPKKGQTCVVHYTGMLQNGKKFDSSRDRNKPFKFRIGKQEVIKGFEEGAAQLGPLSPLPICPHPC encoded by the exons ATGGGCGTGGAGATCGAGACCATTTCCCCGGGAGACG GAAGGACATTCCCCAAGAAGGGCCAGACGTGTGTGGTGCACTACACAG GAATGCTCCAAAATGGGAAGAAATTTGATTCCTCCAGAGACAGAAACAAACCTTTCAAGTTCAGAATCGGCAAACAGGAAGTCATCAAAGGTTTTGAAGAGGGTGCAGCCCAG ctgggtcctctttctcctctccccatcTGCCCCCATCCCTGCTAG
- the WDCP gene encoding WD repeat and coiled-coil-containing protein has product MELGKGKLLRTGLNALYQAVHPIHGLAWTDGNQIVLTDLYLHRGEAMFGDSTVIGQLDHVCGVSWAPPRTADTLALLAVQHNKHVTVWQLCPRTSETSKWFMSQTCEIKQSFPVLPQGCVWHPKSAVLTVLTAQDVSVFHNVHRDSSQVKVDINPQGLIHCACWTQDGQRLVVVAGSSLHSYIWDSVQKTLHRCAFCPVFDVDSCVRAVCATVDSQVAIATELPLAKICGLNSSGTFDIPPSAEDTCLYTLPVGDEGSSETRVSPFSSSSSDPLDLTHIHFNRFKSEDSSLIYLRKKDCLTGTGLDSSHLVLLTFEKEVTQNGKVTIPGILVPDLIAFNLKAQVLAVASNSCNVIFIYSLIPSLMPHIQQIQLENNDRPKGICFLTDKLLLILIGKQKSTDSAFPPSTKSDQYIIRLIIRDITLEKESPVTPSENQSGYSAFNTPLNKANREKLLESLSSAFYQQNRELLLTTNIGNQSGRPGRTLIKEIKSPPSRICDGATALERVGAGPVTQSGALPRPSSTPDPTSTMEPPTLQGEKESYQLSKELEVLSRTLIEVHRRLSELTDFLRNGKKSPSVYPLSEDLPYVHITCQKPYFVGPVVEKRAVLLCNGKLRLSTVQQTFGLSLIEMLHGSHWILLCDDSEGFIPLTFTATQEITIRDGSRGDQHRVYERNCFRKLEVSLNRM; this is encoded by the exons ATGGAGTTGGGAAAAGGAAAACTTCTCAGGACTGGACTGAATGCACTGTATCAAGCAGTACACCCAATTCATGGCCTTGCCTGGACTGATGGGAATCAGATAGTTCTGACCGACTTATACCTTCACAGAGGAGAGGCCATGTTTGGGGACTCAACGGTCATTGGACAACTTGACCATGTGTGTGGGGTGTCCTGGGCCCCACCTCGTACAGCCGACACACTGGCTCTGCTCGCTGTCCAGCACAACAAGCATGTCACTGTGTGGCAGCTGTGTCCTAGAACTTCAGAGACAAGCAAATGGTTCATGTCTCAGACCTGTGAGATTAAACAGTCATTCCCTGTCCTTCCCCAGGGCTGTGTATGGCACCCAAAAAGTGCTGTCCTGACTGTGTTGACTGCACAGGATGTCtctgttttccataatgttcACCGTGACAGTTCCCAGGTCAAAGTGGACATCAATCCCCAAGGCCTCATTCACTGTGCGTGTTGGACCCAGGATGGCCAGaggctggtggtggtggcaggCAGCAGCCTGCATTCTTATATATGGGACAGTGTGCAGAAGACTCTTCACAGGTGCGCCTTCTGCCCTGTGTTTGATGTGGACAGCTGTGTGCGTGCAGTGTGCGCCACGGTGGACTCACAGGTCGCTATAGCCACTGAGCTTCCATTAGCTAAGATTTGTGGCTTAAATTCATCTGGAACCTTTGACATTCCCCCTAGTGCTGAAGACACTTGTCTGTATACTTTACCAGTTGGTGATGAAGGCTCCTCTGAAACACGAGTTTCTCCCTTTTCTTCGTCCTCTTCTGACCCCCTGGATCTAACTCATATACACTTCAATAGATTTAAATCTGAAGATAGTTCTCTTATTTATCTAAGAAAAAAGGACTGCTTGACAGGAACTGGCCTGGATTCATCCCATTTGGTCCTCTTGACCTTTGAGAAGGAGGTTACCCAGAACGGAAAGGTCACCATCCCTGGCATTCTGGTTCCTGACCTGATAGCATTTAATCTTAAAGCACAGGTACTCGCAGTGGCTTCCAATTCGtgtaatgtaatttttatctATTCTCTCATTCCCTCACTTATGCCACATATCCAGCAAATTCAATTAGAGAATAATGACAGACCGAAAGGCATATGTTTCTTGAcagataaattattattaattttgataggaaaacaaaaatccactGATTCGGCATTTCCTCCTTCTACAAAATCTGATCAGTATATCATTCGTTTGATCATTAGAGACATAACGTTGGAAAAAGAATCACCAGTGACACCGAGTGAAAACCAGAGTGGGTACTCTGCTTTCAATACTCCGTTAAATAAAGCAAATAGAGAAAAGCTACTTGAAAGTCTTTCCTCAGCTTTTTATCAACAAAACAGAGAGCTCTTATTAACAACTAATATCGGGAATCAAAGTGGAAGGCCTGGAAGGACCcttattaaagaaatcaaaagtcCTCCATCCCGCATCTGTGATGGCGCCACAGCCCTCGAACGTGTAGGTGCCGGGCCCGTTACCCAGTCAGGAGCACTGCCCAGACCCAGCAGCACACCAGACCCCACCAGTACCATGGAGCCTCCTACCTTGCAAGGGGAGAAGGAAAGTTATCAGCTCTCTAAGGAACTGGAGGTTTTATCTAGGACCCTGATCGAAGTTCATCGACGTCTATCTGAACTCACAGACTTTCTACGTAACGGAAAGAAATCCCCTTCTGTTTATCCCCTCTCCGAGGACCTGCCTTACGTTCACATCACCTGCCAG AAACCTTATTTTGTAGGTCCTGTTGTTGAAAAAAGAGCTGTGCTTCTCTGCAATGGCAAACTAAGACTCAGTACAGTTCAGCAGACTTTTGGCCTCTCTCTCATTGAAATGCTGCATG GCTCCCACTGGATCCTTCTCTGTGACGATAGTGAAGGCTTCATCCCCTTGACCTTCACAGCCACACAGGAAATAACCATAAGAGACGGCAG